The following coding sequences lie in one Plectropomus leopardus isolate mb unplaced genomic scaffold, YSFRI_Pleo_2.0 unplaced_scaffold243, whole genome shotgun sequence genomic window:
- the LOC121966390 gene encoding gonadotropin subunit beta-2, whose protein sequence is MAVQDTRLMSPLMLSLLLGASSSIWPLAPAAAFQLPPCQPINQTVSLEKEGCPKCHPVETTICSGHCPTKDPVIKIPFSNVYQHVCTYQEFYYKTFELPDCPPGVDPTVTYPVALSCHCGRCAMDTSDCTFESLQPNFCMNDIPFYY, encoded by the exons ATGGCTGTACAGGACACCAGACTGATGTCCCCCTTGATGTTGAGTTTGCTTCTGGGAGCCTCATCTTCCATTTGGCCCCTGGCTCCTGCAG CGGCCTTCCAGCTGCCGCCCTGCCAGCCCATCAACCAGACGGTGTCTCTAGAGAAGGAGGGCTGTCCCAAGTGTCACCCGGTGGAAACAACCATCTGCAGCGGACACTGCCCGACCAAG GACCCTGTCATTAAGATACCGTTCAGCAACGTGTACCAGCATGTTTGCACATACCAGGAGTTTTACTACAAGACATTTGAGCTTCCTGACTGTCCTCCGGGCGTGGACCCCACCGTCACCTACCCTGTGGCTCTGAGCTGCCACTGCGGCCGCTGTGCCATGGACACGTCTGACTGCACCTTCGAGAGCCTGCAGCCAAACTTCTGCATGAATGACATACCTTTCTACTACTAA